Proteins encoded together in one Nymphalis io chromosome 24, ilAglIoxx1.1, whole genome shotgun sequence window:
- the LOC126777826 gene encoding latrophilin Cirl isoform X1, protein MTGKPDRVSEPLERVVNTKKKSLLDLKSLLEDRGGIIEASTKGGFKRNVFEKDKDSSNNSLYRLDNNVSFGLTTFSESNNTMRFSGKSVKGRCCRLKTIMCLLLVAIFVDTRLQAEARSSEPRYETAYACEGKTLKIGCSEGSVIHLIRANYGRFSITICNDHGNTDWSVNCMSTRSLRVLHSRCSMHQNCSILASTNMFGDPCPNTLKYLEAHYQCVPASTTSTTTRPSPPWLITSQPTVWRSTAPPIPKSPVLTQQEKKKPTVITPPTFRPHITLPPEVQLGNIGTKKTTTRQPDSSSEREPPQSTLDKIPEIKEETPKVIEPESPKMDKPKEKDDETSAVTDETLHWAPKDEDSDPTSPIHMLPKENRPDPDGIDDFDKAFSTSATPSLGRRAYCPQINARGLHWNWTMAGTYAVQPCPGGATGLARWKCTLTNHQHVEEERPRRRSSGLQSGENYHDLGLDQPNDRQMQLIRRLGSEALLKGRDGDSSEHLIDYRGTASMSDTQVNHNLVVNGDLMYSDAIPEWHGATPDLSECRSVWLNSLEARVREGESLLSISNDLAQVTSSKTLYGGDMMTTTSIMKKLAQRMSQNVQTFPDPRQKEAIVTDMLLGVIKTGSNLLEESQRASWSDLSADAQNRVASALLTQLEEHAFLLADAVTKEKTILQIVKNICLSVRVLEVKNVEDETFPSVIAQEQWKASEDTITIPKAALLENHQVDLVRIVFFAFDRLEEILPPTFGKNPEFAAYSTDSGTSTSINSEKEKKNVTRVLNSKVISASLGNGRHIQLSQMVRLTMKHLKTENVTNPSCVFWDYTLHGWSSEGCQVEWSNASHTGCACSHLTNFAILMDVHGVSLGATHEMALRLLTFIGCAISAVALLAAILVFQCFRNMKSDRVLIHKNLCVCLLIAEIVFMAGIDKTQNQILCGVVAGLLHYFFLAAFAWMFLEGFQLYAMLQEVFEPERPRARWYCAGAYAAPALVVLVSAACFPAGYGTAQHCWLTTDHLFVLTFVVPAAVVLGFNWVFLSMVIYMMCRHSTVSVKTKENNKLYKIRVWLNSSIVLAILLGLTWTFGLLYLNEQSVGVAYAFTILNSLQGLFIFIFHCLQNEIFQKEVARLCRRHPWLSCCLSLAAAPPSSNHVDTRQGSVKSRRYHQGPPDGDDVIDPRDVTSYNLQPDVSRWNLRPTAPIYVPNEDVRNPRAPTPQNIPHSSSHSHSIASMHSYRNNIEVPNDYQNVRSRSPSCYSNKMAASIGTNEWTLMANTGNVWKNTSSKHHSVNASTLPHHDTLSRQMAQQSHIHSPYPECDGQLAPGSPRHVIKDEESPLHHSQGYQTTRSYNHDFRNPHVFMSQQSPGSQEMIFRKHYKDENRRKHHHHHGSQNVNHTYSEIASQQGRIYRRGSEEFRVIQDDPVYEEIERNETLMSDMSDDNSGPDNCRQNPGHHGSTSSKFFGDHRPLISYSPGDRHHHEQEHYGKYGKWDTLERAYDPRHAYESGRLMHPYHQPQENNMRALAAVLNGENNVVCHLEPHNSYDVYQPQAGNPRTVSQPSF, encoded by the exons aACCGAGATACGAAACAGCGTACGCTTGTGAAGGGAAGACTCTGAAAATCGGTTGCAGCGAAGGTTCAGTCATTCATCTCATCAGGGCGAACTATGGCAGGTTCTCGATCACCATCTGCAATGACCACGGCAATACCGACTGGAGTGTGAACTGCATGAGCACGAGGAGTTTACGGGTTTTACACAGCAG ATGTAGCATGCACCAAAATTGCAGTATATTAGCAAGTACAAACATGTTCGGTGACCCATGTCCGAACACGCTTAAATATTTAGAAGCCCACTACCAGTGCGTACCAG CATCCACAACTAGTACAACAACAAGGCCATCACCGCCATGGCTGATAACCTCCCAACCAACCGTCTGGAGGTCTACTGCACCCCCGATACCTAAAAGCCCGGTGCTTACTCAACAAGAGAAGAAGAAGCCCACAGTTATTACGCCACCGACATTTAGACCTCATATTACCCTGCCACCCGAAGTACAGCTAGGAAACATTGGCACTAAG aaaacaaCAACAAGACAACCAGACTCATCATCTGAAAGGGAACCACCACAAAGTACCTTAGACAAAATACCAGAGATAAAAGAAGAAACGCCTAAGGTTATTGAACCAGAAAGTCCTAAGATGGATAAACCCAAAGAAAAGGACGATGAAACTT CAGCAGTTACTGATGAGACTCTACACTGGGCTCCTAAAGATGAAGATTCTGATCCGACATCGCCTATCCATATGCTTCCTAAAGAAAACCGTCCTGACCCGGATGGTATTGATGATTTCGATAAAGCATTTT CAACAAGTGCAACCCCGTCGTTGGGAAGAAGAGCGTACTGTCCTCAAATCAATGCTCGTGGTCTTCATTGGAACTGGACTATGGCTGGAACATACGCAGTCCAACCTTGTCCAGGTGGTGCCACTGGATTGGCCAGATGGAA atGTACTCTAACAAATCACCAGCATGTGGAAGAAGAACGTCCAAGACGACGAAGTTCAGGCTTACAGTCGGGAGAGAACTATCATGATCTCGGTTTAGACCAGCCGAATGACAGACAAATGCAACTTATCCGAAGATTAGGATCCGAAGCCTTATTgaaag GTCGTGATGGAGATTCATCTGAACATCTTATTGACTATCGTGGTACGGCGAGTATGTCTGATACACAAGTCAACCACAATCTGGTTGTCAATGGTGATTTGATGTAct ctgATGCAATACCTGAGTGGCATGGTGCTACACCGGATCTTAGTGAATGTAGGTCTGTTTGGCTAAACAGCCTGGAAGCGAGAGTCAGAGAAGGTGAATCCTTGCTCAGCATCAGCAATGACTTGGCGcag GTTACCTCTTCAAAGACTCTTTACGGTGGTGATATGATGACGACAACCAGCATAATGAAGAAATTGGCGCAACGGATGTCACAAAACGTCCAAACGTTTCCCGATCCGAGGCAGAAGGAAGCCATCGTCACAGATATGCTACTTGGAGTTATTAAGACAG GTTCAAATCTGCTTGAAGAAAGTCAACGTGCGTCCTGGTCGGATTTGAGTGCTGATGCTCAAAATCGAGTTGCAAGTGCACTTCTAACTCAGTTAGAAGAACACGCCTTTCTATTAGCCGACGCAGTCACTAAGGAAAAAACGATTTTGCaaattgtgaaaaatattt GTCTATCCGTGCGAGTCCTTGAAGTGAAGAATGTTGAAGATGAAACATTCCCTTCGGTGATTGCGCAGGAGCAGTGGAAAGCTTCCGAAGATACCATTACTATACCAAAGGCTGCTTTATTAG aAAATCATCAAGTCGACCTGGTCCGGATAGTTTTCTTCGCGTTTGATCGCTTAGAAGAAATTCTTCCACCGACATTTGGAAAGAATCCCGAATTTGCTGCCTATTCCACCGACTCTGGAACATCAACTAGTATTAATTCTGAAAAAGAAAAGAAGAACGTCACTCGTGTTTTAAACTCTAAG GTCATATCAGCAAGTCTGGGCAATGGTAGACACATACAGCTGTCCCAAATGGTGCGCCTAACTATGAAACATTTGAAAACTGAAAATGTCACCAATCCCTCATGTGTGTTTTGGGATTACACATTGCA CGGCTGGTCTTCTGAAGGTTGTCAAGTAGAATGGTCGAACGCAAGTCACACTGGTTGCGCGTGCTCTCACCTTACCAACTTCGCGATACTCATGGACGTCCATGGCGTCTCCCTTGGTGCAACTCACGAGATGGCATTACGTTTGCTGACGTTCATCGGTTGCGCGATATCAGCGGTTGCGCTACTGGCAGCTATACTGGTGTTCCAGTGTTTCAGGAATATGAAG TCGGATCGCGTGCTTATACACAAGAACTTGTGCGTCTGTTTGCTCATCGCAGAAATAGTATTCATGGCTGGCATAGACAAAACGCAAAATCAAATACTGTGTGGCGTCGTTGCTGGACTATTACACTACTTCTTCTTAGCCGCCTTCGCTTGGATGTTTCTAGAAG GCTTCCAGCTGTACGCCATGCTGCAGGAGGTGTTCGAGCCGGAGCGGCCGCGCGCGCGCTGGTACTGCGCCGGCGCGTACGCCGCGCCCGCGCTGGTGGTGCTGGTGTCGGCCGCCTGCTTCCCGGCCGGCTACGGCACCGCGCAGCACTGCTGGCTCACCACCGACCACCTCTTCGTGCTCACCTTCGTCGTGCCCGCCGCCGTCGTGCTGGGA ttCAATTGGGTGTTTTTGAGTATGGTCATCTACATGATGTGCCGTCACTCGACTGTATCTGTGAAGACTAAGGAAAATAACAAGCTATACAAAATAAG GGTATGGCTTAACAGTTCGATAGTACTGGCCATTCTTCTCGGACTTACATGGACGTTTGGACTGTTGTATTTGAACGAGCAGAGTGTGGGCGTGGCCTACGCGTTCACTATATTGAATTCGCTGCAAGGACTCTTCATATTCATCTTCCATTGCTTACAAAATGAAATC TTCCAGAAGGAGGTCGCGCGCCTGTGCCGCCGCCACCCGTGGCTGTCGTGCTGCCTGTCGCTGGCCGCCGCGCCGCCCTCCTCCAACCACGTGGACACGCGCCAGGGCTCCGTCAAGAGTCGCCGCTACCACCAGGGGCCGCCCGACGGCGACGACGTCATCGACCCGCGTGACGTCACG AGTTACAACTTACAACCCGATGTGTCTCGCTGGAACCTGCGACCGACCGCTCCGATATACGTACCCAACGAAGACGTAAGGAACCCTCGCGCGCCAACGCCGCAAAACATCCCTCATAGCTCGTCTCACTCGCATAGCATCGCTTCGATGCATAGCTACAGAAACAATATCGAAGTTCCGAACGATTACCAGAACGTTCGGTCGCGGTCGCCATCTTGTTACTCGAACAAAATGGCGGCTTCGATTGGCACGAACGAATGGACGCTCATGGCGAATACGGGCAATGTGTGGAAG AACACTTCTTCTAAACATCATTCGGTGAACGCGTCGACCCTACCTCACCACGATACTCTCTCGCGTCAAATGGCTCAACAGAGTCATATTCACAGTCCTTATCCTGAATGCGACGGTCAACTGGCCCCTGGCTCCCCAAGGCACGTAATAAAGGATGAAGAAAGTCCATTACATCACTCACAAGGCTATCAGACCACGAGGAGCTACAACCATGATTTCAGAAATCCTCACGTCTTCATGTCCCAGCAGTCCCCTGGTAGCCAGGAAATGATATTTCGTAAGCACTACAAGGATGAGAATCGACGCAAACACCATCACCATCACGGGAGCCAGAATGTGAACCACACGTATTCGGAGATAGCTTCCCAGCAAGGAAGGATATATAGACGAGGATCCGAAGAGTTTCGAGTTATCCAGGACGATCCTGTTTACGAGGAAATTGAACGTAACGAGACGCTTATGTCTGATATGTCTGATGATAATTCCGGACCAGATAATTGCCGACAGAACCCTGGTCACCACGGATCCACCAGTTCTAAATTCTTCGGGGATCATCGACCTCTAATCTCGTATAGTCCAGGAGATAGACATCATCATGAGCAGGAGCATTATGGGAAATACGGAAAATGGGACACTTTGGAAAGGGCATATGACCCGAGACACGCATATGAAAGCGGCAGACTGATGCACCCATATCACCAGCCCCAGGAAAACAATATGAGGGCGTTGGCAGCCGTTCTCAACGGAGAGAACAACGTGGTGTGTCACTTGGAACCTCACAATTCCTACGACGTGTATCAGCCGCAAGCTGGCAACCCAAGAACTGTTTCACAGCCCAGTTTCTAA
- the LOC126777826 gene encoding latrophilin Cirl isoform X4 — MTGKPDRVSEPLERVVNTKKKSLLDLKSLLEDRGGIIEASTKGGFKRNVFEKDKDSSNNSLYRLDNNVSFGLTTFSESNNTMRFSGKSVKGRCCRLKTIMCLLLVAIFVDTRLQAEARSSEPRYETAYACEGKTLKIGCSEGSVIHLIRANYGRFSITICNDHGNTDWSVNCMSTRSLRVLHSRCSMHQNCSILASTNMFGDPCPNTLKYLEAHYQCVPASTTSTTTRPSPPWLITSQPTVWRSTAPPIPKSPVLTQQEKKKPTVITPPTFRPHITLPPEVQLGNIGTKKTTTRQPDSSSEREPPQSTLDKIPEIKEETPKVIEPESPKMDKPKEKDDETSAVTDETLHWAPKDEDSDPTSPIHMLPKENRPDPDGIDDFDKAFSTSATPSLGRRAYCPQINARGLHWNWTMAGTYAVQPCPGGATGLARWKCTLTNHQHVEEERPRRRSSGLQSGENYHDLGLDQPNDRQMQLIRRLGSEALLKGRDGDSSEHLIDYRGTASMSDTQVNHNLVVNGDLMYSDAIPEWHGATPDLSECRSVWLNSLEARVREGESLLSISNDLAQVTSSKTLYGGDMMTTTSIMKKLAQRMSQNVQTFPDPRQKEAIVTDMLLGVIKTGSNLLEESQRASWSDLSADAQNRVASALLTQLEEHAFLLADAVTKEKTILQIVKNICLSVRVLEVKNVEDETFPSVIAQEQWKASEDTITIPKAALLENHQVDLVRIVFFAFDRLEEILPPTFGKNPEFAAYSTDSGTSTSINSEKEKKNVTRVLNSKVISASLGNGRHIQLSQMVRLTMKHLKTENVTNPSCVFWDYTLHGWSSEGCQVEWSNASHTGCACSHLTNFAILMDVHGVSLGATHEMALRLLTFIGCAISAVALLAAILVFQCFRNMKSDRVLIHKNLCVCLLIAEIVFMAGIDKTQNQILCGVVAGLLHYFFLAAFAWMFLEGFQLYAMLQEVFEPERPRARWYCAGAYAAPALVVLVSAACFPAGYGTAQHCWLTTDHLFVLTFVVPAAVVLGFNWVFLSMVIYMMCRHSTVSVKTKENNKLYKIRVWLNSSIVLAILLGLTWTFGLLYLNEQSVGVAYAFTILNSLQGLFIFIFHCLQNEIFQKEVARLCRRHPWLSCCLSLAAAPPSSNHVDTRQGSVKSRRYHQGPPDGDDVIDPRDVTNSASTSMTASTTSNVVINNLNVVVNNNNHNNNNVINNASVASLAAAAAAHSYHSHRNRRNSQDNQNFGPSTNFGPTLNATGPNFSHNIPEREPPAPMSHLRNPLNAGSGRYPQGYRQNVQQEHFF, encoded by the exons aACCGAGATACGAAACAGCGTACGCTTGTGAAGGGAAGACTCTGAAAATCGGTTGCAGCGAAGGTTCAGTCATTCATCTCATCAGGGCGAACTATGGCAGGTTCTCGATCACCATCTGCAATGACCACGGCAATACCGACTGGAGTGTGAACTGCATGAGCACGAGGAGTTTACGGGTTTTACACAGCAG ATGTAGCATGCACCAAAATTGCAGTATATTAGCAAGTACAAACATGTTCGGTGACCCATGTCCGAACACGCTTAAATATTTAGAAGCCCACTACCAGTGCGTACCAG CATCCACAACTAGTACAACAACAAGGCCATCACCGCCATGGCTGATAACCTCCCAACCAACCGTCTGGAGGTCTACTGCACCCCCGATACCTAAAAGCCCGGTGCTTACTCAACAAGAGAAGAAGAAGCCCACAGTTATTACGCCACCGACATTTAGACCTCATATTACCCTGCCACCCGAAGTACAGCTAGGAAACATTGGCACTAAG aaaacaaCAACAAGACAACCAGACTCATCATCTGAAAGGGAACCACCACAAAGTACCTTAGACAAAATACCAGAGATAAAAGAAGAAACGCCTAAGGTTATTGAACCAGAAAGTCCTAAGATGGATAAACCCAAAGAAAAGGACGATGAAACTT CAGCAGTTACTGATGAGACTCTACACTGGGCTCCTAAAGATGAAGATTCTGATCCGACATCGCCTATCCATATGCTTCCTAAAGAAAACCGTCCTGACCCGGATGGTATTGATGATTTCGATAAAGCATTTT CAACAAGTGCAACCCCGTCGTTGGGAAGAAGAGCGTACTGTCCTCAAATCAATGCTCGTGGTCTTCATTGGAACTGGACTATGGCTGGAACATACGCAGTCCAACCTTGTCCAGGTGGTGCCACTGGATTGGCCAGATGGAA atGTACTCTAACAAATCACCAGCATGTGGAAGAAGAACGTCCAAGACGACGAAGTTCAGGCTTACAGTCGGGAGAGAACTATCATGATCTCGGTTTAGACCAGCCGAATGACAGACAAATGCAACTTATCCGAAGATTAGGATCCGAAGCCTTATTgaaag GTCGTGATGGAGATTCATCTGAACATCTTATTGACTATCGTGGTACGGCGAGTATGTCTGATACACAAGTCAACCACAATCTGGTTGTCAATGGTGATTTGATGTAct ctgATGCAATACCTGAGTGGCATGGTGCTACACCGGATCTTAGTGAATGTAGGTCTGTTTGGCTAAACAGCCTGGAAGCGAGAGTCAGAGAAGGTGAATCCTTGCTCAGCATCAGCAATGACTTGGCGcag GTTACCTCTTCAAAGACTCTTTACGGTGGTGATATGATGACGACAACCAGCATAATGAAGAAATTGGCGCAACGGATGTCACAAAACGTCCAAACGTTTCCCGATCCGAGGCAGAAGGAAGCCATCGTCACAGATATGCTACTTGGAGTTATTAAGACAG GTTCAAATCTGCTTGAAGAAAGTCAACGTGCGTCCTGGTCGGATTTGAGTGCTGATGCTCAAAATCGAGTTGCAAGTGCACTTCTAACTCAGTTAGAAGAACACGCCTTTCTATTAGCCGACGCAGTCACTAAGGAAAAAACGATTTTGCaaattgtgaaaaatattt GTCTATCCGTGCGAGTCCTTGAAGTGAAGAATGTTGAAGATGAAACATTCCCTTCGGTGATTGCGCAGGAGCAGTGGAAAGCTTCCGAAGATACCATTACTATACCAAAGGCTGCTTTATTAG aAAATCATCAAGTCGACCTGGTCCGGATAGTTTTCTTCGCGTTTGATCGCTTAGAAGAAATTCTTCCACCGACATTTGGAAAGAATCCCGAATTTGCTGCCTATTCCACCGACTCTGGAACATCAACTAGTATTAATTCTGAAAAAGAAAAGAAGAACGTCACTCGTGTTTTAAACTCTAAG GTCATATCAGCAAGTCTGGGCAATGGTAGACACATACAGCTGTCCCAAATGGTGCGCCTAACTATGAAACATTTGAAAACTGAAAATGTCACCAATCCCTCATGTGTGTTTTGGGATTACACATTGCA CGGCTGGTCTTCTGAAGGTTGTCAAGTAGAATGGTCGAACGCAAGTCACACTGGTTGCGCGTGCTCTCACCTTACCAACTTCGCGATACTCATGGACGTCCATGGCGTCTCCCTTGGTGCAACTCACGAGATGGCATTACGTTTGCTGACGTTCATCGGTTGCGCGATATCAGCGGTTGCGCTACTGGCAGCTATACTGGTGTTCCAGTGTTTCAGGAATATGAAG TCGGATCGCGTGCTTATACACAAGAACTTGTGCGTCTGTTTGCTCATCGCAGAAATAGTATTCATGGCTGGCATAGACAAAACGCAAAATCAAATACTGTGTGGCGTCGTTGCTGGACTATTACACTACTTCTTCTTAGCCGCCTTCGCTTGGATGTTTCTAGAAG GCTTCCAGCTGTACGCCATGCTGCAGGAGGTGTTCGAGCCGGAGCGGCCGCGCGCGCGCTGGTACTGCGCCGGCGCGTACGCCGCGCCCGCGCTGGTGGTGCTGGTGTCGGCCGCCTGCTTCCCGGCCGGCTACGGCACCGCGCAGCACTGCTGGCTCACCACCGACCACCTCTTCGTGCTCACCTTCGTCGTGCCCGCCGCCGTCGTGCTGGGA ttCAATTGGGTGTTTTTGAGTATGGTCATCTACATGATGTGCCGTCACTCGACTGTATCTGTGAAGACTAAGGAAAATAACAAGCTATACAAAATAAG GGTATGGCTTAACAGTTCGATAGTACTGGCCATTCTTCTCGGACTTACATGGACGTTTGGACTGTTGTATTTGAACGAGCAGAGTGTGGGCGTGGCCTACGCGTTCACTATATTGAATTCGCTGCAAGGACTCTTCATATTCATCTTCCATTGCTTACAAAATGAAATC TTCCAGAAGGAGGTCGCGCGCCTGTGCCGCCGCCACCCGTGGCTGTCGTGCTGCCTGTCGCTGGCCGCCGCGCCGCCCTCCTCCAACCACGTGGACACGCGCCAGGGCTCCGTCAAGAGTCGCCGCTACCACCAGGGGCCGCCCGACGGCGACGACGTCATCGACCCGCGTGACGTCACG AATTCGGCGAGTACTTCCATGACAGCGTCGACAACAAGCAACGTCGTTATCAACAATCTCAATGTAGTCGTCAATAACAACAATCACAACAATAACAATGTGATCAACAATGCGTCTGTCGCGTCCCTTGCTGCCGCTGCCGCAGCTCACAGCTATCACTCGCATAGGAACCGTAGAAATTCTCAGGATAACCAAAACTTTGGACCTTCTACCAATTTTGGTCCCACTCTCAATGCGACCGGACCTAATTTCTCTCACAACATCCCCGAAAGAGAACCTCCAGCCCCCATGTCCCATCTACGGAACCCATTGAACGCTGGCAGCGGCAGATACCCGCAAGGATACCGACAAAATGTCCAACAAG AACACTTCTTCTAA